TATTCATGTTTCATCACTCCTACGACTATCATAGCATATTCACAGTTGTAATTAAATGAAATACAATCACTAACTTACTAAAAGTAAGTTGTAATCGATCGTTTAAAGCTTTCTAGTTTATAAAGGAAAGTTCAGGCATCCATTGGGAAAGGTGTTTTTTTGTTTCTTCGTAGTCACCGCTGTACTTTTTTAACGATGCCATCGGCACGACTTCATATTTATAAGCGCCTTCAGAGCTGACAAATGTAATAAGAAATCTGGGGTCCTCAGCTTGGATTGGATCCTTTTTATTAGAAGTAGTGACCAGGTCAAAGGTTAGCATACCTCCGATCCGTTTTTGAAAAGCATCTTGTCCAGAGAAGAAATTACCTAATGAATAAGCAACGAGTGTTTTGTTTCCGTTCTTACCGGTCAGCCATTCCAGTGGCTGCAGCACGTGAGGGTGGTGTCCGATTACCACATCCACCCCCTGGTCAGCTGCAAATTGAGACAGCTTCTTTTGCTCCTGAGTCGGTAAAGGGTGGTATTGCTTTCCAAAGTGAAAGCTTATAACTATAGCATCGGCTCGTTTTTTAGCTCTGTTGATATCGCTTTTTATCACAGAGTAGTTGATTCGATTAACTAGATAAGATTTACCGGCAGGGGTTTTAATTCCATTGGTTCCGTAAGTGTAGCTTAAAAAGGCTACACTCGGCTGGGCAGGAGTCTTATAGACGCGGATCTGCTGCTGGTCCTTACGGCTTTTGTACGCTCCTGTGTACATCATTCC
This Halobacillus salinarum DNA region includes the following protein-coding sequences:
- a CDS encoding CapA family protein; amino-acid sequence: MRLLLAIANLVLICMLITACAEKPLNTIDSKNMPNLTNTSLHKDAPANIRDPLTISAIGDILIHKRVYTNAKTKSGYDFLPMLDQVKPYLTKSDITIANEETMIGGKELGLSGYPSFNSPKEVGEALKASGVDIVSIANNHSLDKGETGIRHAIKNWEDLGMMYTGAYKSRKDQQQIRVYKTPAQPSVAFLSYTYGTNGIKTPAGKSYLVNRINYSVIKSDINRAKKRADAIVISFHFGKQYHPLPTQEQKKLSQFAADQGVDVVIGHHPHVLQPLEWLTGKNGNKTLVAYSLGNFFSGQDAFQKRIGGMLTFDLVTTSNKKDPIQAEDPRFLITFVSSEGAYKYEVVPMASLKKYSGDYEETKKHLSQWMPELSFIN